The Microbulbifer sp. TB1203 nucleotide sequence GCCTTTCCAGTAAGCATAGTCATGAACAACACAGCACGACAGCCATAATTCATTGTGTTCAAGGCTACCATTTGGAAAAGAGCTACACCCGTCAGATTCGAATGGCCGGATTTCATTGGCCAGAGAGCTTAACGGGAAAAATACTAATGAAAACAGAAGATTTCTCATGACTGTAAGTAATTATCAACGCCCGCATTTGCGGCTATTATTTGACCTGTAACACCGCAATCAGACACGGCTTGATTTGGGTGCTTTTTGCACGAAAAAAAAGGAAGCGCAGCGACCGTGTAGAAAATATGACGTGGCTGCGTTGCCTTGTAAACAAACAGAGATCAGCCGATACCTTGGAGACTGGCACCACACCAAAAGCAGTTTGGTCGGGATCTCTTTATCTGATGGCCGCAATCCGGACAGCTTTTCCCCGCTGATGGATCAAACTTTCCATCCAGCTTTCCATCACGCAGGTCAATTTCAATCATTTTTCTTTTGGCTTTTCTAAAACTGCCAACAGAAAGGTTGCTATTGGACCAATAAATAGAGAAATTATAAACCAGAGTAGTCCGCTTCTATTTTTGCCTTGCGCAAGCACACAGTTAATGAGTGCCAGTGTTCCCCAGCCAACAAAATATTGGCCGCCAACCTGTATTAAGTTATCTTCCATATGGTCACCTTTAAATTAAGTCAGACATTAACAATAAGAATGCAAAGTTCTCTTTTTGTTTTCCAGCGAATATGTCGGATTCAACTGCCTAGCTAACGAGGCTGTAGAAAACTCCAGTCTTTCATTCTGGTTATATTTCGCCAAAAAACGCGCTCCTACGTGAATTCTGCCCTGTTTTGACAGCGTTGGGCGCCCCGCGGAGGCCCGGAGCAAACTGCCTGCGTTTGTTATGCGGTTTAGTTGAATACAATTATTTCACCTTGTTTGGGTGCGTAGCTTGCGGCCTCTGGCCCAATAAAATCGCCATCTTTCAATGAGACTGAGACAGCTGCACCGTTATCAAACTTCAGGTGTATTTCATCGTCGTTTGAAAAAGCATCAATTATCATCGAGCCGATAAGTGCATTAAGGCTAGGCGCGCCCACAACAGTATGAGAATTCTCAATAACAAACCAACCCTTATCAAAGGCTAGAGATTGGCCTTTGATGTTCAAAACCTGACCACTATCGTCAGCATCCACATATGCGGCGTCACTCTCGGTGATACTCTCCAATACTGCGCCTATGATTTCTGTGAATTTATACATTTCTGATTAGCTCTTTGGCATAACGAGGCTGTAGAAAAACTATTTCGGAGAATCAGCTCTTCCAGCCATATTTTGATTGATCATTGAACCCGATTAAAACACAGTCCTTTCACATAGTCATCCAATCTGCGCAGCCAATAGAGAGGCTTCGTCAAGAGCCTTCTGGCTCAGTGAATCGCTCCATAATTCATCAGCTTTTCAATGTTATGCACCAAACAGAACATCCGCCATTGCCCCTGGACCTTGTCCAGGCCGCGTAACGTGAATCGATTTAGGCCCTTGTTGGTGCCTGTATTGCCAAATACCGGCTCCACCACGGACATTCGGTGCCCGTAGATCAACTTTCCTTCCTGGCTGTCGATGCGTCGCTTCATCCAATCTGTCGCGGTGTGGCCATTGGTCACTGTAATCGAGACCTGGCGACCGTGCCCCTCCCTTGTGTCGGCGGCACTTGGATTGCGCATACACTGGTCTTTCAGTTGGCAGCTGCGACAGTCGGTCAGGTTACCTTCAAAGACCAGCTTTCTTTTACCTTTGACAGGTCGAGATTCACCAACGAACCAAAGAGACTTTCCGGCCGGACAGATACAGATCTTGTTCTTGGCATCGATTTGAAATTCGCTGGCCGGGATGATCTTCTTCTGGCCTTTGGCATTGTACTGATTCCGCTTACCATACTTCTTTTTCTGCTTAGAGAAAGCTTTGTCTCTGGATCGGAACTTATTGTCAGGGATGTAGGCGTTGATGTTCTCTTTGCGGAGATAATCATTATTCTCCTCACTGGAGAACCCGGTATCTGCGGTTATGATTACCTGACTTTTGAGGATATCGTCATGGATTCCGGTATCACGATACCGCTTTCTGATACCGTCCAGAATCGACTTCAACGTATGCTGTTCCTGGCCGGAGCCAAAGGCCTGGGCTTCGACAATGATCTGGTGTTCCTTATCGACGGCGGCGATACCGTTGTAGCCCTGTATTGTGCCTTTGCTGGTGGTCATTTTGGCGGATTCGTTATCGGTGATGTTGCTCTTTACTTCTTTCTGGTTCTTTCCTTGCCCCTTCCTTGGGGTTGCCGTCTTTAGGAACTGATCAATCTTGTCGAAGTGCTTTTGGAGGGTTTCAGTGGCCTGGGCGAGCTGCTTCTTTCGGTCTCGCTCTTTGGGCTTTCGCCCGTCGAGCCGTTTGTGCTCTTCGATGCAATGCCGGATCTTCTTCTGGATTTTGTCTCGCTTCTGTTCCAGTTCTTTGAAAGTGCCGGAATGCTCTTTGGAGGCGTCTGAGGGCATCTTGCAGCCGTCAATGGCAAAGAGTTCATTGCCCAGTAGGCCCTGCTGGTCGCAGACAAGCAGTACCTGCTCGAAGACAGACTCAATGGCGTCGGGGTAGCCGCTGACAAAGCTCGCGATACTGGTGAAGTGGGGGACGGTGTCGCAGGAAAGGGCTTTGAAGATGATGTTGTTTTCACATTGCCATTGGATCTCGCGGCTGGAGGTGATGCCTTTGGCGTAAGCAAACAGGATGATCTTGAGCAGAATCGCTGGATCGTAAGCGGCTCTGCCGCCCTGATCATTGCTGTATTTGTCGTAGAAGGGGGAGAGGTCTATACGCCCGTCGATCAAACGGTGGAGAGTGAACTCGAAAGTGCCAGGCTGGAGTTGGTCTTCGAAGTTAATGACGACCATGGCGTCCTGGCTGTAGCTGTATTTTCTGAAATTTGGCATATCCCCTCCCTTTGAGGGTCAAATTTTACCAAAAAACGCTGGGTTTTAAGAGTTTTTCTACAGCCTGAACGTTGCTAGCTGGGGCGGCCTACGCTGTTTATGCGCGCAGCCATAGCGTAGGCCGTCCCGCGGAGGCGCGTAGCGCCGGAGCGTACAGCCTAGCCTTGTTATGCTGACTTAGCCCACCCACGTGAGTCCATGCAGTTCAGGTACATGGTATTCTTCATTTCTTGATGTTTAAAAACAAGCTCCTGTTCATTTGACTCGGCTTTTCGCCTAATCGCTAGATTCTGTAATTCACTAGGGGATTTACCCTTTGGATCATCTAATATTGGCCGTCCTGCTCCAGTTGGACCACCTATAGAGTTTCCAAAAATGGAATTGACAGCTGCTATGCAACCTTTTCTATCACTATCGAAATCCGAAATAGGCTTTTCCATCCCAGTTTTTGGGCGCAAGTCAAAGCCTGGGTTGTATCCGGCACATCCGACCACAATACAAGTAAAGGACAATAGATATTTTTTCATTAATTTCCTTGAATAACGCCGCGCACACCGGCGCGAGCTTGCGAGCGTCCGACAGCCGAAGGCTGTGTAGTGCTGCGCATGGTTAGTGTGTGCTGGCGCAACGTCCAACATACTTGTAAGTTTTAAATAGCAAAAAACCTACGATAGCTACTGTAACCGAAACATACAATGCCGGAGCACCAGTAACCCAGAGCTGCATAGGTACAATCAGTAAAACTAGAGCGAAAGCCCAAACACCGACAGCTCTTTGGGCCCAACCCTTTCCTGCAAACAACGAAAAAGCCGCCGTTGCTGCGCAAATGACATATGCAAATACGCAAGCGGCAAGCGCCTTTGCCTGCCACTGTTCATCTCTAAGCATAATTAATGCGTTTCCAATACCGCTCAGGGTAGATATCACCAAGCAGCTGGCTAGGAAGTTGGTCCATCCTGTTTTTTTCATGGCTTTAATCACACTAACGCCGCTAGCAACCGCGAACGGAGCATCGCGTAGTGAGTCGA carries:
- a CDS encoding IS1182 family transposase; translation: MPNFRKYSYSQDAMVVINFEDQLQPGTFEFTLHRLIDGRIDLSPFYDKYSNDQGGRAAYDPAILLKIILFAYAKGITSSREIQWQCENNIIFKALSCDTVPHFTSIASFVSGYPDAIESVFEQVLLVCDQQGLLGNELFAIDGCKMPSDASKEHSGTFKELEQKRDKIQKKIRHCIEEHKRLDGRKPKERDRKKQLAQATETLQKHFDKIDQFLKTATPRKGQGKNQKEVKSNITDNESAKMTTSKGTIQGYNGIAAVDKEHQIIVEAQAFGSGQEQHTLKSILDGIRKRYRDTGIHDDILKSQVIITADTGFSSEENNDYLRKENINAYIPDNKFRSRDKAFSKQKKKYGKRNQYNAKGQKKIIPASEFQIDAKNKICICPAGKSLWFVGESRPVKGKRKLVFEGNLTDCRSCQLKDQCMRNPSAADTREGHGRQVSITVTNGHTATDWMKRRIDSQEGKLIYGHRMSVVEPVFGNTGTNKGLNRFTLRGLDKVQGQWRMFCLVHNIEKLMNYGAIH
- a CDS encoding antitermination protein NusB — translated: MEDNLIQVGGQYFVGWGTLALINCVLAQGKNRSGLLWFIISLFIGPIATFLLAVLEKPKEK